One Lachnospiraceae bacterium C1.1 genomic region harbors:
- a CDS encoding prephenate dehydratase domain-containing protein translates to MRKRILTLLMVSAMTISTAGCGAGSSAGNVGQKPGEIPTEASTEISEAASETASTESSVETEGTESSGVSETPSEASDEMLKEIAEENAPDIDISGCDTFTQIVDKKLTDGMGYANEKIGDTDVLLVSSGTYDNLDGNIAAIDAAVFAYDKDGVPFEVGKVTAGGTAYPLAVKDGILYVGSNHWGIKYTIKDGSLVIAEKAAVEYDTDGNENYFYEAADGAEGDPETKFQDFFNEIGEATVINFQPVGEVTLDADNSDQTFEGAKVSYLGPQGTYTEEAAQLFFYDTDDFLPEETVDDAIEDVVNGDADYAVIPQENTLGGAVTNYVDALIRQDQAYVVGEVILPISQTLMGIPGSSLKDIRTVCSHAQGLAQSAEWRKENLPDAETEEKESTAAAAKYVSETADKSVAAVAAPGAAKLYGLTVLAENVQITDTNKTRFYVLSTKPLNDTGKTRAVLVATCGAEQIDDIIVELHDTGLEFVSIHDRPEGSKLGMYNYIIEVAGENGITEDEIKIIEGIDNVRYLGSFDPVEK, encoded by the coding sequence ATGAGGAAAAGAATTTTAACTTTACTAATGGTTTCAGCTATGACGATTTCAACTGCCGGATGCGGTGCGGGAAGTTCTGCAGGCAATGTAGGACAAAAGCCGGGTGAGATTCCGACGGAGGCTTCGACAGAGATTTCGGAGGCAGCTTCAGAGACGGCTTCAACGGAAAGCAGTGTGGAAACGGAAGGGACGGAATCTTCCGGAGTGTCAGAAACACCTTCAGAGGCATCGGATGAAATGCTTAAGGAAATAGCGGAGGAAAATGCACCTGACATTGATATTTCAGGATGTGATACCTTTACGCAGATTGTTGATAAGAAGCTTACAGACGGCATGGGATATGCCAATGAAAAAATCGGTGATACCGATGTGCTTCTTGTAAGCAGCGGAACTTATGATAATCTTGATGGGAATATTGCGGCAATCGATGCGGCAGTTTTTGCTTATGATAAGGATGGAGTTCCCTTTGAAGTTGGAAAAGTTACTGCGGGAGGCACGGCATATCCTCTTGCTGTCAAGGATGGCATATTATATGTAGGAAGCAATCACTGGGGCATTAAATATACGATTAAGGACGGCAGTCTTGTTATTGCTGAAAAGGCAGCGGTTGAATATGATACGGATGGAAATGAAAACTATTTTTATGAGGCAGCTGACGGGGCAGAAGGAGATCCTGAGACAAAATTCCAGGATTTCTTTAATGAGATCGGAGAGGCAACAGTTATAAATTTCCAGCCGGTCGGGGAGGTTACCCTGGATGCAGATAACTCTGACCAGACCTTTGAGGGAGCGAAAGTAAGCTATCTCGGTCCACAGGGAACTTATACAGAAGAGGCTGCACAGCTTTTTTTTTATGATACAGACGATTTCCTTCCGGAAGAAACTGTAGACGATGCGATAGAGGATGTTGTAAATGGTGATGCTGATTATGCAGTGATTCCGCAGGAAAATACATTGGGCGGGGCTGTGACAAATTATGTGGATGCCCTTATCAGGCAGGATCAGGCGTATGTCGTGGGAGAAGTCATTTTACCTATAAGCCAGACACTGATGGGGATTCCCGGGAGTTCACTGAAAGATATACGCACTGTCTGCTCTCATGCGCAGGGACTGGCTCAAAGCGCAGAGTGGAGAAAAGAGAACCTTCCGGATGCAGAAACAGAGGAGAAGGAAAGCACAGCCGCTGCAGCTAAATATGTATCTGAAACAGCTGATAAATCTGTTGCTGCAGTTGCGGCACCCGGTGCGGCAAAACTATATGGACTTACTGTTCTTGCAGAAAATGTACAGATAACGGATACAAATAAAACCCGCTTTTATGTCCTGTCAACGAAGCCGCTTAATGATACGGGGAAAACCCGTGCAGTGCTTGTAGCAACCTGTGGGGCAGAGCAGATAGATGATATTATTGTGGAGCTTCATGATACAGGATTAGAATTTGTGTCGATTCATGACAGACCGGAAGGCAGCAAACTCGGGATGTATAATTACATCATTGAAGTTGCCGGTGAAAATGGGATCACAGAGGATGAAATAAAAATTATCGAAGGTATTGATAATGTCCGTTATCTTGGCAGTTTCGATCCTGTTGAAAAATGA
- a CDS encoding PLP-dependent aspartate aminotransferase family protein — protein MSWDVSIETKCQGMNLDIEDKYHAISFPIYQTATFSRSRLGETSGFDYTRQSNPTRSQLESVVAGLENADSAIAFASGMAAITAVLNLFEPGDHILVDVDLYGGSVRLFNDVFHRYGIEFETIDCSSGNVEDYIRENTKAVYLETPTNPMMHVTDIEELSEKLRGKGILLIVDNTFLSPYFQNPLDLGADIVIHSGTKFIGGHHDTIGGFVAVNDEKLDERIRTTLKTTGAGLAPFDSWLLLRGIRTLAVRMERAAGNALKLAEYFEKSPYVTKVIYPGLESHSGYGIMKKQARGFGAMISFEVPSREFAVEVLNNVELIYFAESLGGTETLITYPITQTHAELPKELLERNNITDRLLRLSVGIEGIDDLIKEFDRVFRIADEKTSN, from the coding sequence GTGAGCTGGGATGTAAGCATTGAAACGAAGTGTCAGGGGATGAATCTTGATATAGAAGATAAATATCACGCAATAAGTTTCCCTATATATCAGACGGCAACCTTTTCAAGAAGCAGGCTGGGAGAGACCAGCGGCTTTGATTATACGAGACAGTCGAATCCTACAAGAAGCCAGTTGGAAAGTGTTGTGGCAGGGCTGGAAAATGCAGATTCTGCAATAGCTTTTGCCAGCGGCATGGCAGCGATCACTGCAGTACTGAATCTTTTTGAACCGGGGGATCATATATTGGTAGATGTTGATCTTTATGGCGGTTCGGTACGGCTTTTTAATGATGTCTTTCACAGATACGGAATAGAGTTTGAGACAATTGACTGCAGCAGCGGGAATGTGGAAGACTATATCAGGGAAAACACAAAGGCTGTTTATCTGGAGACACCGACTAATCCGATGATGCATGTGACAGATATTGAGGAGTTGTCAGAAAAACTCAGGGGAAAAGGAATACTGCTGATCGTTGATAATACGTTTCTTTCGCCGTATTTTCAGAACCCACTTGATCTCGGGGCGGATATAGTGATTCACAGTGGAACGAAATTTATCGGAGGACATCATGACACCATAGGCGGTTTTGTAGCTGTAAATGATGAAAAGCTGGATGAACGTATCCGTACAACTCTTAAGACCACAGGCGCCGGGCTTGCGCCTTTTGACAGCTGGCTATTGCTGAGGGGGATCAGGACACTGGCGGTCAGGATGGAGAGGGCAGCCGGGAATGCCCTTAAACTTGCAGAATATTTTGAAAAGTCACCTTATGTAACTAAGGTAATATATCCTGGTCTGGAAAGTCACAGCGGATATGGGATAATGAAAAAGCAGGCGCGGGGATTCGGGGCAATGATAAGTTTTGAAGTCCCTTCCCGTGAATTTGCAGTAGAAGTCCTTAATAACGTTGAGCTGATATATTTTGCAGAAAGCCTCGGAGGAACCGAGACCCTGATCACATATCCCATAACCCAGACCCATGCAGAGCTTCCTAAGGAACTACTTGAAAGGAACAATATAACAGACAGACTTTTGAGACTCTCTGTCGGGATCGAGGGCATTGATGACCTTATAAAAGAATTTGACAGGGTATTTAGGATCGCAGACGAAAAAACAAGTAATTGA
- the tnpA gene encoding IS200/IS605 family transposase: MSEEQYHSASHCKYLIQYHIIWCPKFRFSVLKGNVEDTLKLILQKICNDYNYRIKTLEVMPDHIHIFIDVPQTVAPCDVVRTLKSISAIELFRTFPQLKQFYARCGVLWSKGYFVSTVGHISEATVIRYIEEQKNHD, translated from the coding sequence ATGAGTGAGGAGCAATATCATAGTGCTTCGCATTGCAAATATCTGATACAGTACCACATTATATGGTGTCCTAAATTTAGATTTTCAGTATTAAAAGGTAATGTTGAAGATACACTCAAGCTGATACTTCAAAAAATCTGTAATGATTATAATTATCGTATTAAGACACTTGAAGTAATGCCTGACCATATACATATTTTCATAGATGTCCCACAGACTGTTGCACCATGTGATGTTGTCAGAACTCTTAAAAGTATCAGTGCAATAGAACTATTCAGGACATTTCCGCAGCTTAAACAATTCTATGCAAGATGCGGCGTTTTGTGGTCAAAAGGATATTTTGTATCAACAGTAGGGCATATAAGCGAAGCTACGGTAATTAGGTACATTGAGGAGCAGAAAAATCATGATTGA
- a CDS encoding AAA family ATPase, giving the protein MRRTVGLGIQDFEDTIKSRNFYIDKTKFISEWWKGNDEVTLITRPRRFGKTLMLSTVEKFFSIRQENSRELFNGLEVSKDSTMMQECGKWPVLFISFANVKSGSYEDAIGQFNWILTELALRMGFLKEGMSDKDLEFYDNISYDMDVRTAGQCLNTYCRWLSDHYGKKVIILIDEYDTPMQEAYVNGYWDKIVEFMRNMFNGTLKTNPYLHKALLTGITRVSRESLFSDLNNLKVITNSSEKYADCFGFTEKEVFDSLDEYGYSEEKEEVKKWYDGFKFGNTEGIYNPWSIISFLQEGKYQSYWANTSSNSLVSKLVKEGDGEIKKSFETLLNGGIIETTIDEQLVFGEMSKNKNAVWSLLLASGYLKIVSADLPDSRYRLRLTNFEVKSCFNLMVERWFENAGENYSYFVKALLECNIDDMMDTLTEICESMISSFDGSGKSAPENFYHGLVIGLLVELRNSYEVKSNRESGLGRYDVMLRPKDKNNNAIIIEFKSKRRSEKDKSLEELADKALKQIEDKKYEQELLSAGYPKDKIKKLAFVFEGKELLIKKAE; this is encoded by the coding sequence ATGAGAAGAACGGTAGGACTTGGGATACAGGATTTTGAAGACACTATTAAGAGCAGGAATTTTTATATAGATAAGACAAAGTTTATATCGGAATGGTGGAAGGGAAATGACGAAGTAACACTGATAACCCGTCCGCGCCGTTTTGGTAAGACTCTGATGTTGAGTACGGTTGAGAAGTTTTTTTCCATAAGGCAGGAAAACAGCAGGGAGCTTTTTAATGGGCTGGAAGTTTCAAAGGATTCCACGATGATGCAGGAATGTGGGAAATGGCCGGTGCTGTTTATATCATTTGCAAATGTTAAATCAGGCAGTTACGAAGATGCTATAGGACAATTTAATTGGATATTGACTGAACTGGCATTACGTATGGGATTCTTGAAGGAGGGCATGTCTGACAAGGATTTAGAGTTCTATGACAATATCTCATATGATATGGATGTGAGAACAGCGGGACAGTGCTTAAATACCTATTGCCGCTGGTTAAGTGATCACTATGGAAAAAAGGTCATAATACTTATCGACGAATACGACACTCCGATGCAGGAAGCATACGTAAACGGCTATTGGGATAAAATAGTAGAGTTCATGAGAAATATGTTCAATGGGACTCTGAAAACCAACCCATATCTGCACAAGGCTCTGCTTACAGGAATAACACGGGTGAGCCGTGAGTCACTTTTTTCAGATCTGAATAACCTGAAAGTGATCACTAATTCATCAGAAAAGTATGCTGACTGTTTTGGCTTCACTGAAAAAGAAGTTTTTGATTCCCTTGACGAGTATGGCTATTCTGAAGAAAAAGAAGAAGTAAAGAAATGGTACGATGGGTTTAAATTTGGAAATACAGAGGGGATTTATAATCCATGGTCAATAATATCTTTTCTTCAGGAGGGAAAATACCAGTCATACTGGGCGAATACAAGCTCTAATTCCCTTGTGTCGAAGCTCGTAAAAGAGGGGGATGGTGAGATCAAGAAATCCTTCGAGACCCTGCTGAACGGTGGGATAATAGAGACCACGATTGATGAGCAGCTTGTTTTCGGGGAAATGTCAAAAAATAAAAACGCAGTCTGGAGCCTCTTGCTGGCAAGCGGATATCTGAAGATCGTATCGGCGGACCTGCCGGATTCGAGATACAGGCTCAGGCTGACAAACTTTGAGGTCAAAAGCTGTTTTAACCTCATGGTGGAGAGGTGGTTTGAAAACGCAGGGGAGAATTACAGCTATTTCGTAAAGGCACTGCTCGAATGCAATATAGATGACATGATGGACACGCTCACGGAAATATGCGAAAGCATGATAAGCTCTTTCGATGGCAGTGGGAAATCTGCACCGGAGAATTTTTACCACGGGCTTGTAATTGGACTGCTGGTGGAACTGCGTAATAGCTATGAGGTCAAGTCAAACCGTGAGAGCGGACTCGGAAGGTATGATGTGATGCTCCGTCCGAAGGATAAAAACAATAATGCGATAATAATCGAATTCAAATCAAAAAGACGGAGTGAAAAAGATAAAAGCCTCGAAGAGCTTGCAGACAAGGCTCTAAAACAGATAGAGGATAAGAAATATGAACAGGAGTTGCTCTCGGCCGGCTATCCAAAGGATAAAATAAAAAAACTTGCCTTCGTGTTTGAAGGAAAAGAGTTACTGATAAAAAAAGCCGAATAA
- the alr gene encoding alanine racemase, which yields MGKYERVCATVDLDALHFNLESMKNNLAAGTKIMAVIKTNAYGHGAVQIAGEIEKTDYVYGFATATFEEAMELRSNGIAKPVLVLGYTFPESYEEMVKNDIRPAVFRLDQAEGFSEAAVNVGKKVYFHLAVDTAMSRIGVRPDEGSVQTVKTMAELPNVEMEGIFTHFSKADMKGRDNTLEQIRKFRNFVDMLKKNRIEFKIHHCSNSAGIVQYKEANMDMVRAGITLYGLWPSDEVRRDIIDLKPLLALKSHIVYIKYIEPGEAVSYGGTYTAESRRRVATIPVGYGDGYPRSLSNKGYVIIRGKKAPILGRVCMDQFMVDVTDIKDAAEGDEVTLIGKDGNEELSMELMGDLSGRFNYELACDLGRRIPRIYIKDGKAVEIRDEFSNVI from the coding sequence ATGGGAAAATATGAAAGAGTGTGTGCGACAGTAGATCTGGATGCTCTGCATTTTAATCTTGAGTCGATGAAAAACAATCTGGCTGCCGGGACAAAAATAATGGCTGTGATCAAGACGAATGCGTATGGGCATGGAGCAGTTCAGATAGCCGGAGAAATTGAAAAAACCGATTATGTTTATGGCTTTGCAACAGCCACCTTCGAGGAAGCGATGGAGCTTCGGAGCAATGGTATTGCAAAGCCTGTTTTAGTGCTGGGATATACTTTCCCCGAGTCATATGAAGAGATGGTGAAAAATGATATCAGGCCTGCGGTATTCCGGCTTGACCAGGCGGAAGGTTTTTCTGAGGCGGCAGTAAATGTCGGAAAGAAGGTCTATTTTCATCTGGCAGTCGATACTGCCATGAGCCGGATAGGTGTGAGACCTGATGAGGGTTCGGTTCAGACAGTCAAGACCATGGCTGAACTTCCGAATGTAGAAATGGAGGGGATATTTACACATTTTTCCAAGGCGGATATGAAGGGAAGAGACAACACCTTAGAACAGATAAGAAAATTCAGGAATTTTGTTGACATGCTGAAAAAAAACAGGATAGAATTTAAGATCCACCATTGTTCAAACTCAGCCGGAATAGTTCAGTATAAAGAGGCAAACATGGATATGGTAAGAGCCGGTATTACACTGTACGGACTCTGGCCTTCTGATGAGGTGAGACGTGATATAATTGACCTTAAACCATTGCTTGCACTGAAAAGCCATATCGTATATATTAAATATATTGAGCCTGGAGAGGCTGTAAGCTATGGTGGAACCTATACGGCTGAGAGCAGACGCAGAGTGGCAACGATCCCTGTGGGCTACGGAGACGGTTACCCAAGAAGTCTCTCCAATAAGGGATATGTCATCATCAGAGGAAAAAAAGCTCCAATTCTGGGACGCGTATGCATGGATCAGTTTATGGTCGATGTTACAGATATAAAAGATGCGGCTGAAGGTGATGAGGTCACGCTTATAGGCAAGGACGGAAATGAGGAATTGAGTATGGAGCTTATGGGAGATCTTTCAGGAAGATTTAACTATGAGCTGGCATGCGATCTGGGAAGAAGAATTCCCAGGATATATATAAAAGACGGAAAGGCAGTTGAAATCAGAGACGAATTCAGCAATGTTATCTAA
- a CDS encoding MalY/PatB family protein, translating to MGKYDFDKIIDRRGTACIKYDGRRRMGRDDLLPMWVADMDFELPSEIKDVLHARVDHGIFGYTDPDDAYFETLDKWFRKRYKTPIKKEWLVITPGIVYAIGIAIRAVTEKGESVLIQEPVYYPFREIVEDNDRVCVSNDLVYINGRYEIDFEDLEEKLKRPELKLMVISSPHNPVGKVFTRAELEKISRLCLENKVVLFADEIHCDFIFKGREFTPFLSLGREDTGNVIVATSPAKSFNIPGFQISNILIPDNGLRLKFRRQNSAAGYSQPNLMGLTACKAAYDFGGEWLDELKDYLEGNLCFLRDYLRDNIPDVKLVEPDGTYLLWLDFSQVTNDRTELRDLIVEKARLWLDAGRIFGGNSDLFERINIAVPRAVLKEALERLKVAIQQREALAAE from the coding sequence ATGGGAAAATACGATTTTGATAAAATTATAGACCGAAGGGGAACTGCCTGTATAAAGTACGATGGAAGGCGAAGAATGGGAAGGGACGATCTGCTCCCTATGTGGGTTGCGGATATGGACTTTGAGCTTCCGTCTGAAATAAAAGATGTATTACATGCAAGAGTGGATCATGGGATTTTTGGATATACCGATCCGGATGATGCATATTTTGAAACCCTGGATAAATGGTTCCGGAAAAGATATAAAACCCCGATAAAAAAAGAATGGCTGGTGATAACACCCGGAATTGTCTATGCCATTGGGATTGCAATAAGGGCAGTAACTGAGAAGGGTGAGTCAGTTCTTATACAGGAGCCTGTTTATTATCCGTTCAGAGAGATAGTCGAAGATAACGACAGAGTATGTGTTTCAAATGACCTCGTATATATAAATGGAAGATATGAGATAGACTTTGAAGACCTCGAGGAAAAATTAAAGAGACCTGAACTTAAGCTGATGGTGATATCGAGTCCCCATAATCCTGTTGGAAAAGTGTTCACAAGGGCGGAGCTTGAAAAAATTTCAAGACTCTGCCTTGAAAATAAAGTTGTGCTTTTTGCCGATGAAATACACTGTGACTTCATTTTCAAGGGCAGGGAATTTACACCATTTTTAAGTCTGGGCAGGGAAGATACCGGGAACGTGATAGTGGCAACCTCTCCTGCGAAGTCCTTTAATATCCCTGGTTTCCAGATTTCAAATATTCTGATACCGGATAACGGGCTGAGATTAAAGTTCCGCAGACAGAACTCGGCAGCCGGTTACAGCCAGCCTAATCTCATGGGACTCACTGCCTGCAAAGCGGCCTATGATTTTGGCGGGGAATGGCTGGATGAGCTTAAAGATTATCTGGAGGGTAATTTATGCTTCCTCCGTGATTATCTAAGGGATAACATACCGGATGTAAAGCTTGTGGAGCCGGACGGAACTTATCTTTTATGGCTGGATTTCAGTCAGGTAACGAATGACAGGACAGAGCTTAGGGATCTGATAGTGGAAAAGGCAAGGCTCTGGCTTGATGCAGGAAGGATATTCGGAGGAAATTCAGACCTGTTTGAGCGGATAAATATAGCAGTTCCAAGGGCAGTACTGAAAGAAGCACTGGAAAGACTAAAAGTAGCTATTCAGCAGCGCGAAGCACTTGCTGCTGAGTGA
- a CDS encoding YebC/PmpR family DNA-binding transcriptional regulator: MSGHSKFANIKHKKEKNDAAKGKIFTIIGREIAVAVKEGGPDVNNNFKLAQVVAKAKAANMPNDTIERGIKKAAGDSDSVNYEYCTYEGYGPGGSAIIVQTLTDNKNRTAANVRSAFTKGGGNLGTQGCVSFMFDEKGQIIVDKEECEMSADDLMMTALDAGADDFNEEDDSFEIVTAPDALEDVKKALEEAKVEMISAEVTKLPQNYVDVTDEDAVTKLQRILDLLDDDDDVQAVYHNANI, encoded by the coding sequence ATGTCAGGACATTCAAAATTTGCAAACATTAAGCACAAGAAGGAAAAGAACGATGCTGCCAAGGGTAAGATATTTACGATAATCGGACGTGAAATTGCCGTAGCTGTTAAAGAAGGCGGCCCGGATGTTAACAACAACTTCAAGCTTGCTCAGGTGGTTGCAAAGGCTAAGGCTGCAAACATGCCTAATGATACTATTGAAAGAGGTATCAAAAAGGCAGCCGGCGATTCAGACAGCGTAAATTATGAGTATTGCACATATGAGGGCTATGGACCGGGTGGATCAGCTATCATCGTACAGACTCTTACAGATAACAAGAACCGTACTGCAGCAAATGTTCGTTCTGCTTTCACAAAGGGCGGCGGAAACTTGGGTACACAGGGCTGCGTATCATTCATGTTTGATGAAAAGGGACAGATCATTGTCGATAAGGAAGAATGCGAAATGTCAGCAGATGACCTTATGATGACAGCACTTGATGCAGGTGCAGATGATTTTAACGAAGAGGATGACAGCTTTGAGATCGTAACAGCTCCCGATGCTTTAGAAGATGTAAAGAAGGCTCTTGAAGAAGCAAAGGTTGAGATGATCTCTGCAGAGGTTACAAAGCTTCCTCAGAACTATGTAGATGTTACAGATGAGGATGCAGTAACAAAACTTCAGAGAATTTTAGATCTTCTCGATGATGACGACGACGTTCAGGCAGTTTATCATAATGCCAACATTTAA
- the cysK gene encoding cysteine synthase A, giving the protein MSNIKNSALELIGGTPLLKISRYAEKREIREATVLAKLEYLNPAGSVKDRIALAMIEDAEKKGLLKPGATIIEPTSGNTGIGLAAVAAAKGYKAILTLPDTMSVERRNLLRAYGAELVLTEGAKGMKGAIAKAEELNKEIEGSVILGQFVNPANPAVHKATTGPEIWEQTDGKLDIFVAGVGTGGTITGIGEYLKSKNPDIRIVAVEPDGSPVLSEGKSGAHKIQGIGAGFVPDVLNTKVYDEIIRITNEDAFAEGRTFARSEGILVGISSGAALKAAELLAKRPENKGKTIVALLPDSGDRYLSTPLFSD; this is encoded by the coding sequence ATGAGTAATATAAAGAACAGTGCATTGGAACTTATCGGGGGAACACCTTTACTTAAGATTAGCAGATATGCAGAAAAGAGAGAGATCAGGGAAGCGACGGTCCTTGCAAAGCTGGAGTACCTGAATCCGGCAGGATCAGTCAAGGACAGGATCGCGCTTGCAATGATCGAGGATGCAGAAAAGAAAGGATTGTTAAAGCCGGGAGCAACAATTATTGAGCCTACCAGCGGAAATACAGGAATAGGACTCGCAGCTGTTGCAGCTGCAAAGGGCTATAAAGCTATTCTCACGCTGCCTGATACAATGAGTGTTGAGAGAAGAAATCTCCTCAGGGCTTATGGAGCAGAGCTTGTGCTCACGGAAGGCGCAAAGGGAATGAAGGGCGCTATTGCAAAGGCTGAGGAATTAAATAAAGAAATAGAAGGTTCAGTGATCTTAGGACAGTTTGTAAATCCTGCAAATCCGGCAGTGCATAAGGCCACAACCGGACCCGAGATCTGGGAGCAGACAGATGGAAAGCTCGATATCTTTGTGGCAGGTGTAGGTACGGGCGGAACTATCACAGGTATCGGTGAATATCTGAAATCCAAGAATCCGGACATCAGGATCGTTGCAGTTGAGCCTGATGGAAGTCCTGTACTTTCAGAGGGAAAATCAGGAGCCCATAAGATTCAGGGAATCGGTGCAGGATTCGTTCCGGATGTACTTAACACAAAGGTATATGATGAAATAATAAGGATCACAAATGAAGATGCTTTTGCAGAGGGACGTACATTTGCAAGGTCAGAGGGCATCCTTGTGGGAATTTCCTCCGGTGCTGCATTAAAGGCTGCAGAGCTTCTTGCAAAACGTCCTGAAAACAAGGGCAAGACCATAGTAGCACTTCTGCCTGACTCAGGAGACAGATATCTTTCAACACCTCTTTTTAGTGACTGA
- a CDS encoding hemolysin family protein: MLSKLTKIFSKKEKLDENEIISMVNEGHEKGVFEASEAEMINKVFKFSDKEAHDIMTHRENIIGIDAEDSLEEVVDFMLDGNKSRYPVYEGNIDNIIGVLYFKDVMKTNVRPDMRQKKIKEIEGLIIEAKFIPETRKIDALFHGMQQNKTHMMVVVDEYGQTSGIVTMEDILEEIFGNILDEYDDEEVNIRRQGDNTFIIEGLTPLEEVSEKLGIEFPDEGYETLNGFMTDRLGHVPKTGEDFETDYGGYSFKIAYVKGRVIQSVRCRKNPEKENSDPDTDSAKEDVIKK, encoded by the coding sequence ATGTTATCTAAACTAACTAAAATTTTCAGTAAAAAAGAAAAGCTTGATGAAAATGAAATAATCTCAATGGTAAATGAGGGTCATGAAAAAGGTGTTTTTGAGGCCTCGGAAGCTGAGATGATCAATAAGGTCTTTAAGTTTTCCGACAAGGAAGCACACGATATAATGACTCATCGGGAAAATATCATAGGAATAGATGCCGAAGACAGTCTCGAGGAAGTAGTGGATTTCATGCTGGACGGTAATAAATCCCGTTATCCTGTTTATGAGGGAAATATCGATAATATCATCGGTGTTCTTTATTTCAAGGATGTGATGAAAACAAATGTCCGTCCTGATATGAGACAGAAAAAGATAAAAGAGATCGAAGGTCTTATAATTGAGGCTAAATTTATCCCTGAAACCAGAAAGATAGATGCGCTATTTCATGGAATGCAGCAGAACAAAACTCATATGATGGTGGTTGTGGATGAATACGGACAGACTTCGGGAATTGTTACAATGGAGGATATTCTTGAGGAAATTTTCGGAAATATTCTTGATGAATATGATGATGAAGAGGTAAACATCCGCCGTCAGGGTGACAATACTTTTATCATTGAGGGTCTTACACCGCTCGAAGAAGTTTCTGAAAAACTTGGAATAGAGTTCCCGGACGAAGGATATGAGACACTTAACGGATTTATGACAGACAGGCTTGGACATGTTCCGAAAACAGGTGAGGATTTTGAGACCGATTACGGAGGATATTCTTTTAAGATTGCATATGTTAAGGGTCGTGTGATACAATCTGTAAGGTGCCGGAAAAATCCGGAAAAGGAAAACAGTGATCCAGACACAGATTCCGCAAAGGAAGATGTGATAAAGAAATAA
- a CDS encoding metallophosphoesterase translates to MGFSLKKFEINKWTFESPKITKETTMAVISDLHECEYGDRNSKLLESLEKLSPDIIIIAGDWIEGGRWADCERIMDFLAVMAKKFPIYFGVGNHERKVLEFEKYSEQRKRFVRGLQNAGVGLLRNEYQDLEDTNIRITGLDLEKTYYRKVFRHPVHTEHLYELIDLADESKFNILIAHNPEHFNDYVTWNPDLILSGHVHGGIIRIPGMGGLISPGYKLFPKYDAGVFSKDSSKMLISRGLGSHSIRLRIFNTPEIVFVKLKPMGA, encoded by the coding sequence ATGGGTTTTTCATTAAAAAAATTTGAAATAAACAAATGGACATTTGAGTCTCCTAAGATAACAAAGGAGACTACAATGGCTGTTATTTCGGATCTTCATGAATGTGAATATGGGGACAGGAATTCGAAACTGCTTGAAAGTTTAGAAAAGCTTTCTCCGGATATCATTATCATTGCCGGAGACTGGATAGAAGGCGGAAGATGGGCTGACTGTGAACGTATAATGGATTTTCTTGCTGTTATGGCAAAAAAATTTCCGATATATTTTGGCGTTGGTAATCATGAACGTAAGGTTCTTGAGTTTGAAAAATACTCTGAACAGAGAAAACGCTTCGTAAGGGGTCTTCAAAATGCCGGAGTCGGACTTCTGCGTAATGAATATCAGGATCTTGAAGATACGAATATAAGAATCACCGGACTTGATCTGGAAAAGACCTATTACAGAAAAGTTTTCAGACATCCTGTACATACCGAGCATTTATATGAACTTATTGATCTTGCGGATGAATCTAAGTTTAATATACTCATCGCACATAATCCGGAACATTTTAATGACTATGTGACATGGAATCCCGATCTGATCCTTTCCGGTCATGTTCATGGAGGGATTATAAGGATACCCGGTATGGGAGGTCTGATCTCTCCGGGATATAAACTTTTCCCAAAATATGATGCAGGCGTTTTCTCAAAAGACAGCAGTAAAATGCTGATCAGCCGCGGACTTGGATCCCATTCGATCCGTCTTAGGATCTTTAATACGCCGGAAATAGTGTTTGTTAAACTTAAACCTATGGGAGCCTGA